From one Deltaproteobacteria bacterium genomic stretch:
- the ligA gene encoding DNA ligase (NAD(+)) LigA, which translates to MASRSPYAADRIAALAESIVHHKRAYYAGKPEIADAAYDRLEDELRTLAPNHPALSLVGGALTSDLPKVKHAQPMLSLQKTYDVAELLRWADADWVVGTLKIDGVSMSLIYEDGSLTQAKTRGNGLVGEDVTVKVRWVSDVVPQVPLKGTVEIRGELYCSETNFIRLAEEMTALGLDRPTSPRNIVAGLLGRKTHSELARHFNFFGFNLSGIEQDLGLKSEMEQLTWLGNNGFRLPLPERLQGEAAVSRYLEQVREAMNEGEVPADGAVFSYDNLAKQHALGNTAHHPRYKISFKWQGETAVSRISDVTWATSRLGIVTPVAVIEPVSLSGAMITNVTLHNAAHVNTFGIKAGDQIEIVRSGEVIPKFLQIIEAASGAPQLPTHCPSCGAGLLFDDVRLICPNTEGCPAQQLGSILNWIKVAEIDDLSEKRLSALMQADLVRSIPDLYRLQLEDFFKIPQTKDKMASKLHANIDRSRKLPLARFLSGLGIEGAGVTTWEKLIAEAPTLKNLRALTAEQIAAIEGFAAKSAVQLVDGLKAKAALIDELLAVGITVEEGATFSGDGPLSGKQLVITGALSRPRAEIEKAIKAAGGKVGSSVSSATHAVITEDTDSTSSKMVKAKKLGIPIWNEADLQKALAGT; encoded by the coding sequence ATGGCATCACGTTCTCCCTATGCGGCAGACCGCATCGCTGCGCTTGCTGAGTCTATAGTCCACCACAAAAGAGCCTATTATGCCGGTAAGCCGGAGATCGCTGATGCTGCATACGACCGCCTCGAAGACGAGCTGCGCACGCTAGCGCCAAATCACCCAGCGCTAAGCTTAGTGGGTGGCGCGCTAACGTCGGACCTACCTAAAGTGAAGCACGCGCAGCCTATGCTGAGCTTGCAAAAGACCTACGATGTCGCTGAGCTCCTGCGCTGGGCCGACGCCGATTGGGTGGTCGGTACGCTCAAAATTGACGGTGTGAGTATGAGCCTTATCTACGAGGATGGTTCGCTCACGCAGGCCAAGACTCGCGGCAACGGTCTGGTCGGTGAAGATGTCACAGTTAAGGTGCGCTGGGTAAGCGACGTTGTCCCTCAGGTACCACTCAAGGGGACCGTTGAGATACGTGGGGAGCTCTACTGCAGCGAGACCAACTTTATCCGTCTGGCCGAGGAGATGACCGCACTGGGTCTCGACCGGCCGACGAGCCCACGCAATATTGTGGCGGGACTTCTTGGGCGCAAGACACACAGTGAGCTCGCGCGACACTTCAATTTTTTCGGCTTCAACCTCTCCGGCATTGAGCAGGATCTCGGTCTTAAGAGCGAGATGGAGCAATTGACATGGCTAGGTAACAATGGCTTTAGGCTGCCGCTGCCTGAGCGCCTCCAGGGCGAGGCCGCTGTCAGCAGGTATCTTGAGCAGGTGCGGGAAGCGATGAACGAGGGCGAAGTCCCGGCCGATGGCGCCGTCTTCAGCTACGACAACCTAGCTAAGCAGCACGCGCTCGGTAATACGGCGCATCACCCCCGCTACAAAATCTCCTTCAAGTGGCAAGGCGAGACGGCAGTCAGTCGCATCAGCGATGTCACATGGGCCACGTCGCGCCTGGGCATTGTCACTCCCGTGGCGGTGATTGAGCCAGTCTCCTTAAGTGGCGCCATGATCACCAATGTGACCTTGCACAATGCTGCGCATGTCAATACTTTCGGCATCAAAGCCGGAGATCAGATCGAAATTGTGCGCTCGGGCGAGGTGATCCCCAAGTTTCTACAAATAATCGAAGCCGCCAGTGGCGCGCCTCAGCTACCAACGCACTGCCCCTCGTGTGGTGCAGGTCTCTTGTTTGATGATGTGAGGCTGATTTGCCCCAATACTGAGGGATGTCCCGCACAGCAGCTTGGTAGCATCCTCAACTGGATCAAAGTAGCTGAGATCGACGACCTGAGCGAAAAGCGCCTAAGCGCCCTGATGCAGGCTGATTTGGTCCGCTCCATCCCGGACCTTTACCGTTTGCAACTTGAGGACTTCTTCAAGATTCCACAAACTAAAGATAAGATGGCCTCCAAGTTACACGCCAACATCGACCGTAGCCGCAAGTTACCTCTGGCGCGGTTCCTTAGTGGCCTCGGTATCGAAGGCGCTGGCGTTACCACCTGGGAAAAATTAATCGCTGAGGCGCCGACGCTCAAAAACCTACGCGCACTCACGGCTGAGCAGATTGCCGCCATCGAAGGTTTTGCCGCTAAATCTGCCGTTCAATTAGTCGACGGCTTAAAGGCCAAAGCAGCCCTCATTGACGAGCTGCTCGCGGTCGGTATCACCGTAGAAGAGGGCGCCACGTTTTCCGGTGACGGCCCACTCTCGGGCAAGCAGCTGGTGATCACAGGAGCGCTCAGTCGCCCTCGTGCTGAGATCGAAAAAGCGATCAAGGCGGCCGGCGGTAAAGTTGGTAGTTCGGTGTCGTCAGCGACGCATGCCGTCATCACCGAAGATACCGACTCAACCTCAAGCAAGATGGTCAAAGCCAAAAAACTTGGTATCCCCATCTGGAACGAGGCTGATTTGCAAAAGGCACTCGCAGGCACCTAA
- a CDS encoding guanylate kinase encodes MITPAPIPPVFVVSAPSGTGKTTLNRRLVKEHPEVELSVSYTTRAKRQGEIEGVHYHFVTREYFQGLIDRGEMLEYAEVFGTLYGTPKDELRRLAQAGKKALLEIDVQGWKQAKGLLPGAVSIFILPPSVETLWQRLEGRGTEPLAVRWRRLMAAKAEIESGGNYDHFIVNHSLEGAYSELQGIIINGEKSKMSAANGAALCQDLLREFATAPWIDALRAELSKAT; translated from the coding sequence TTGATCACTCCAGCACCAATTCCCCCTGTATTCGTCGTTTCAGCTCCTTCTGGAACAGGCAAGACCACGCTTAATCGCCGTCTTGTTAAGGAACATCCAGAGGTCGAGCTCTCTGTCAGCTATACGACGCGCGCCAAGCGGCAAGGCGAGATTGAGGGTGTTCATTATCACTTTGTGACGCGCGAGTATTTTCAGGGGTTAATCGACCGTGGTGAGATGCTCGAGTATGCCGAAGTGTTTGGCACCTTGTACGGGACGCCTAAGGATGAGTTGAGACGTCTGGCGCAGGCCGGCAAGAAGGCGCTACTTGAGATTGATGTTCAAGGGTGGAAGCAGGCTAAGGGACTTCTGCCCGGTGCCGTGTCGATCTTCATTTTGCCGCCCTCGGTTGAGACCCTTTGGCAACGCCTCGAGGGCCGTGGCACGGAACCACTTGCCGTGCGTTGGCGCCGTCTCATGGCGGCCAAGGCCGAGATCGAAAGTGGCGGCAACTACGACCACTTTATCGTGAACCACTCCCTCGAGGGTGCCTACAGTGAGCTTCAAGGTATTATAATAAATGGTGAAAAATCAAAGATGAGTGCCGCCAACGGAGCCGCCCTGTGCCAGGACCTGCTCCGTGAATTTGCGACGGCGCCATGGATCGATGCTCTCCGTGCGGAATTAAGTAAGGCGACGTAA
- a CDS encoding S9 family peptidase: protein MEEIPEIPESLKERLAQYENVRAAGVVGWLPASEGLVVSTRFGETSQLHSVQAPLFYRRQLTFFNEPVAGAEVHPERPLILFLRDSGGNENLQIHLLDLRSGQTRLLSDGKSRHQAAHWDHQGRRIAFASNQRNGRDVDVYVQDLMRDDAKAELILQEGGNWVPLEFSWSGDKLLALKEISANESQLYLVDVKTKQFREITAGPKVAFGAATFARDDSRIFVTHDGTGEFQSLYEIDVASFKAKPLTAAIPWDVESVRLSGDGKNLAFLVNADGYSKLYLLDTKSRRHREVAELPFGQIHGLEFHPKKPELLALTYGSAKSSSDAYVLDLKHKKLAAWTQSEMGGLDASRLVEPSLIHFPTFDEIAGKRRLIPAFLYRDLKRTGKLPVIINIHGGPEAQFRPGFSANIQYFASDLGVAVIAPNVRGSSGYGKTYLTLDNGTLREDSVRDIGALLDWIATQPDLDSSRVMVMGGSYGGYMTLASLTHYSDRLAGGVDVVGISHFLSFLKNTKSYRQDLRRVEYGDERDPEMEAYLERISPLTNVAKIVKPLFVIQGLNDPRVPVSEAEQIVKAVRDNGHEAWYLLAKDEGHGFRKKANQSVYLQSVALFVENVLFPRRS from the coding sequence ATGGAAGAGATCCCAGAGATACCGGAATCTCTAAAGGAGCGTTTAGCCCAGTATGAGAACGTCCGTGCAGCTGGCGTGGTCGGCTGGTTACCGGCAAGCGAAGGACTCGTTGTCTCGACTAGATTTGGTGAGACCTCGCAGCTGCATAGCGTCCAGGCGCCGCTATTTTATCGGCGTCAGTTGACCTTTTTCAACGAACCCGTTGCCGGGGCTGAAGTTCACCCAGAGAGGCCTCTGATCCTCTTTTTACGTGATAGTGGCGGCAATGAAAATCTGCAGATCCATTTGCTCGATTTGAGATCGGGCCAAACGCGCCTACTCAGTGACGGCAAATCACGCCATCAAGCGGCACACTGGGATCACCAGGGTCGCCGCATCGCTTTCGCCAGCAATCAACGCAACGGTCGCGACGTCGATGTTTACGTCCAGGATCTCATGCGCGACGACGCCAAGGCTGAGCTGATCTTGCAAGAGGGCGGCAACTGGGTGCCACTTGAGTTTAGCTGGAGTGGCGACAAACTATTGGCCCTCAAGGAGATCTCGGCCAATGAATCGCAGCTTTATCTGGTTGATGTAAAAACAAAGCAGTTTAGAGAGATAACTGCAGGACCAAAAGTCGCCTTTGGCGCAGCCACTTTTGCCCGTGACGACAGCCGGATTTTTGTCACTCATGACGGCACGGGCGAATTTCAATCGCTCTATGAGATCGATGTAGCTAGTTTCAAAGCCAAGCCACTAACCGCTGCTATCCCCTGGGATGTGGAGAGTGTGCGACTCTCGGGCGATGGTAAAAATCTCGCATTTCTCGTCAATGCCGACGGCTATAGCAAACTTTACCTCCTAGACACGAAGTCGCGGCGTCATCGTGAGGTGGCCGAGCTACCGTTTGGACAAATCCACGGCCTCGAGTTCCACCCGAAAAAGCCAGAACTCCTCGCCCTGACCTACGGCAGCGCCAAGTCGTCTAGCGATGCCTATGTGCTCGATCTAAAGCACAAAAAGTTGGCTGCTTGGACGCAGAGTGAAATGGGTGGACTAGACGCGAGTCGTTTAGTGGAGCCATCGCTTATCCACTTCCCTACTTTTGATGAAATCGCCGGTAAGCGTCGTCTGATCCCAGCATTTCTCTACCGTGACCTAAAGCGGACTGGCAAATTACCTGTCATCATCAATATCCATGGGGGCCCAGAGGCCCAGTTTAGACCTGGATTTTCCGCCAATATTCAATACTTCGCCAGTGACCTTGGCGTTGCGGTGATCGCTCCAAACGTGCGTGGCTCTTCTGGCTACGGCAAGACCTACCTAACTCTTGATAACGGAACGTTGCGCGAGGACTCCGTGCGCGATATTGGCGCCCTGCTTGACTGGATTGCCACGCAGCCGGACCTCGATAGCTCACGCGTGATGGTGATGGGCGGATCCTACGGTGGCTACATGACACTTGCGAGTCTCACCCACTACAGTGATCGACTCGCTGGCGGTGTTGACGTGGTTGGTATCAGCCACTTCCTGAGTTTTCTAAAAAATACAAAATCCTACCGTCAAGATCTGCGCCGCGTGGAATACGGTGACGAGCGTGATCCAGAAATGGAGGCGTACTTGGAGCGCATATCTCCCCTGACTAATGTCGCTAAGATCGTCAAACCACTATTCGTGATTCAAGGACTCAACGACCCTAGAGTTCCCGTGAGTGAGGCCGAGCAGATCGTCAAGGCCGTCCGCGACAATGGTCATGAGGCTTGGTACCTGCTGGCCAAGGACGAGGGGCACGGCTTCCGCAAGAAGGCCAATCAATCGGTGTACTTGCAATCGGTGGCCTTATTTGTCGAAAATGTGTTGTTTCCCCGTCGCAGCTAA
- a CDS encoding bifunctional (p)ppGpp synthetase/guanosine-3',5'-bis(diphosphate) 3'-pyrophosphohydrolase: MNSNSPSDSPSKTKEPVSFVAAEHDPDVIYRELVSNLQSYMRDEKLDIIQKAYQFAAAHHRDQKRRSGEPYITHPLAVANILTTLRIDLASIVAAILHDTVEDTDATLEDIEREFGADVSNLVDGLTKISKIKFRSSQERLAENFRKMVLAMAQDLRVILVKLADRLHNMRTLDNLPEVKRQRIAEETLEIYAPLANRLGLYGLKSEMEDLCMRELKYDIYREISKKVAIKKAEREAYIAEVRNILANELAKYGFTNLVVYGRPKHFYSIYKKMADRGLEFEDIHDLFAFRIIVDNVKDCYEALGVVHAMWKPMPGRFKDYIAMPKANLYQSLHTTVIRPNGEPAEIQIRTHEMNQTCELGVAAHWVYKERNAPPQGANADLKKFSWLRQIMEWQKEIKDPDEFLEAVKVDLFEEEIFVFTPKGDVIQLPAGATALDFAFNVHTKIGITTVGAKVNGRMVPIKKNLKNGDIVEILTSPQQKPGKDWLSFVTTSKARNKIRSYLRSEQRDRSRALGREMLAQELEALGLEFDKLKSADVELLCKFGKESTLEDVLVAIGYGKVNPKELLTRVYPSKQPKVAVDKLETVKSSASDKQKAAGGDKKAAPNGGILVHGIENVLINFARCCHPLPGESIVGFITRGRGVTVHRGSCPRALDLDPQRRVDVQWASEAESSHGQHAAFLRVTAKDRQGVLAEVTSAISSCGANIQRAQIRVTPDLSGILEFEMTLQSLTQLQAIIRKVEAIPFVQKVERMSTHRINRN; the protein is encoded by the coding sequence ATGAACTCAAATAGCCCCAGTGACAGCCCCAGCAAAACCAAAGAACCGGTGAGTTTTGTCGCCGCCGAGCATGATCCCGACGTCATCTATCGCGAGTTGGTCAGTAACCTGCAGTCCTACATGCGGGACGAAAAGCTCGACATTATCCAAAAGGCCTACCAGTTTGCCGCCGCTCATCACCGCGATCAGAAGCGGCGGTCGGGTGAGCCTTACATCACGCATCCCTTAGCTGTTGCGAATATTCTGACTACCTTGCGCATCGATCTTGCCTCGATAGTAGCTGCTATCTTGCATGACACCGTTGAGGATACGGATGCCACGCTTGAGGATATCGAACGCGAGTTTGGGGCCGATGTCAGCAATCTGGTCGATGGTTTGACCAAAATCAGCAAGATCAAGTTTCGCTCGAGTCAGGAGCGTCTGGCGGAAAACTTCCGCAAAATGGTCTTGGCGATGGCACAGGATCTCCGTGTCATTTTGGTCAAGCTAGCTGATCGTCTGCACAACATGCGGACCTTGGATAATCTGCCAGAAGTTAAGCGGCAGCGTATTGCCGAGGAGACCCTTGAGATTTACGCGCCTCTCGCCAATCGCCTTGGCCTTTACGGGCTTAAGAGCGAGATGGAAGATTTGTGTATGCGGGAGCTCAAGTATGACATCTACCGCGAAATCAGCAAAAAGGTCGCGATTAAGAAAGCTGAGCGCGAAGCCTATATTGCTGAAGTTAGGAATATCCTCGCCAATGAGCTTGCTAAATATGGCTTCACCAATTTAGTCGTTTACGGGCGACCTAAGCATTTCTACTCGATTTATAAGAAGATGGCCGACCGAGGTCTTGAGTTTGAGGATATCCACGATCTCTTCGCTTTCCGCATCATTGTCGACAACGTCAAGGACTGCTACGAGGCCCTTGGTGTGGTTCACGCCATGTGGAAGCCGATGCCTGGGCGGTTCAAAGACTATATCGCCATGCCCAAGGCCAACCTCTATCAGTCCTTACACACCACGGTGATCCGACCTAATGGTGAACCGGCCGAGATTCAGATTCGCACGCACGAAATGAATCAAACCTGCGAGCTGGGTGTGGCCGCGCACTGGGTTTACAAGGAGCGTAATGCACCGCCTCAAGGTGCAAACGCTGACCTTAAGAAGTTTTCCTGGCTGCGCCAGATCATGGAATGGCAAAAGGAAATCAAGGACCCTGACGAGTTCCTCGAGGCGGTCAAGGTCGACCTCTTTGAGGAGGAGATTTTTGTTTTCACTCCCAAGGGTGATGTCATTCAGTTGCCCGCCGGGGCAACGGCGCTGGATTTTGCGTTTAATGTGCACACCAAGATCGGCATCACCACCGTCGGCGCCAAGGTTAATGGGCGCATGGTGCCGATCAAAAAGAATTTGAAGAATGGCGATATCGTCGAGATTTTAACGTCGCCACAACAAAAACCGGGTAAAGACTGGCTGAGCTTTGTTACCACCTCGAAGGCTCGTAACAAAATCAGGTCTTATTTACGCTCGGAGCAGCGCGACCGCAGTCGTGCTCTTGGGCGTGAAATGCTTGCGCAGGAGCTGGAGGCGCTAGGCCTTGAATTTGATAAGCTCAAAAGCGCTGATGTTGAGTTGCTCTGCAAGTTTGGCAAGGAGAGCACGCTCGAGGATGTACTGGTCGCTATCGGCTACGGGAAGGTGAACCCTAAGGAGCTCCTGACCCGCGTTTATCCTAGTAAACAGCCGAAGGTCGCCGTCGATAAACTGGAGACGGTCAAGTCATCAGCGAGTGATAAACAAAAAGCTGCCGGTGGCGATAAAAAAGCCGCACCAAATGGCGGTATTTTAGTCCACGGTATCGAGAATGTACTGATCAATTTCGCTCGTTGCTGCCATCCGCTTCCGGGTGAATCCATTGTTGGATTCATCACCCGTGGTCGTGGCGTGACGGTGCATCGCGGTAGCTGTCCGCGGGCCCTTGATTTAGATCCGCAGCGACGCGTTGATGTGCAGTGGGCGAGTGAGGCCGAGTCTAGTCATGGCCAGCACGCAGCTTTTTTGCGCGTGACTGCCAAGGACCGGCAAGGCGTATTGGCCGAAGTAACGAGTGCAATTTCATCTTGCGGAGCCAATATCCAGCGTGCTCAGATACGGGTGACCCCTGACCTCTCCGGTATCCTTGAATTCGAGATGACGCTGCAGAGTCTGACACAGCTGCAGGCCATCATCCGCAAGGTTGAAGCGATACCGTTTGTGCAGAAGGTCGAGCGGATGAGTACGCATCGCATTAACCGCAACTAG
- a CDS encoding rhodanese-like domain-containing protein, with amino-acid sequence MAVKNITPTELYRLQQESGAIGVIDVREPEEFAALSSTIARNMPLSSFTPTAVAKLIDRKSPVYLLCRSGSRSMYAAQMLASSGFEAVYNVTGGMNEWQAKGLPTVSG; translated from the coding sequence ATGGCAGTCAAAAACATCACACCCACGGAACTTTACCGACTCCAGCAAGAATCAGGGGCCATCGGCGTGATCGATGTGCGGGAGCCAGAGGAGTTCGCCGCGCTGAGCTCCACGATCGCTCGCAACATGCCGCTGAGCTCATTTACTCCCACTGCCGTCGCAAAATTAATCGATCGCAAATCACCCGTGTACCTGCTCTGCAGATCAGGCTCGCGGTCCATGTACGCAGCGCAAATGCTCGCGAGTAGCGGATTTGAGGCGGTATACAACGTCACAGGTGGCATGAACGAATGGCAGGCTAAAGGCCTACCTACCGTGAGTGGTTAA